A region from the Pristiophorus japonicus isolate sPriJap1 chromosome 14, sPriJap1.hap1, whole genome shotgun sequence genome encodes:
- the LOC139279585 gene encoding cyclic GMP-AMP synthase-like, producing the protein MSVRISGCHKNWTATLQRKSQGSPAVTMLVQDSESEQNISIDIVLGLEAFQQWPTCTNDGMNIEKWLSKKTKSNLKHQSFYFVPKHPHRRARALSNDLRGACHNYCHGSEYHIQLLGREFAGKRKTWRISFSHVEKTLLMNHGSMKSCCHRGAVGCCRKNCLKLMKYLVHVLKEQYPQELSKLNSYYIKTAYFHSMVQRHKDDQWPASKVVECFLKFLDDFIEHVEKAELKHFFVATSNLFDSTNFPPKNLKFLLKILKEQKANGILAFAPPGKCQQ; encoded by the exons ATGTCTGTTAGGATATCAG GTTGCCATAAGAACTGGACGGCGACATTACAGAGGAAATCCCAAGGGAGCCCTGCTGTGACCATGTTAGTGCAGGACAGTGAAAGCGAGCAGAATATTTCCATTGATATAGTTCTTGGTTTGGAAGCTTTTCAGCAGTGGCCAACATGTACCAATGATGGCATGAATATTGAGAAATGGCTCagtaaaaaaacaaagagcaatttGAAACATCAGTCATTTTACTTTGTGCCAAAGCACCCACACAGGAGGGCGAGGGCTTTGTCTAACGATCTGAG GGGAGCCTGCCACAACTATTGCCATGGGTCAGAATATCACATCCAGCTGCTTGGCAGAGAATTTGCAGGGAAGAGAA AGACCTGGCGCATTTCCTTCTCTCACGTTGAAAAGACCTTATTGATGAACCATGGGTCCATGAAGAGCTGCTGTCACAGAGGGGCAGTCGGCTGCTGCAG GAAAAACTGTCTCAAACTCATGAAGTATCTTGTCCATGTCCTGAAGGAACAGTACCCACAGGAGCTATCTAAGCTAAACTCCTATTATATAAAAACTGCATATTTCCATTCAATGGTTCAGAGACACAAGGATGACCAATGGCCTGCCTCCAAGGTGGTCGAATGCTTTCTCAAATTCCTGGATGATTTCATTGAACACGTAGAAAAGGCAGAGCTGAAACACTTCTTTGTGGCCACCAGCAATTTATTTGACTCGACGAATTTTCCGCCAAAGAATTTAAAATTCCTCTTGAAGATACTAAAGGAGCAAAAAGCAAATGGCATTCTGGCTTTTGCACCTCCAGGCAAATGCCAGCAGTAA